In a single window of the Fusarium falciforme chromosome 3, complete sequence genome:
- a CDS encoding Methionine--tRNA ligase, with the protein MGSKAPILPEEGKRNILITSALPYVNNIPHLGNIIGSVLSADVFARYCRARGHNTIYICGSDEYGTATETKALEEGLSPSDLCAKYHALHKGVYDWFRIDFDIFGRTPTEQQTQIVQQIFSDLWKNGLIEERETTQPFCADPAHCKFLADRFVEGECSICHDLGARGDQCDACGGLLDPFEPEREPSNEDDDHVEAKATGWLINPRCKVDGTAPEKRRTKHLYLRLDAIKDLLIPWFHKSSKEGDWSANCISITQAWIDKGLLPRGITRDLKWGVPIPKGLDGLSDEEYAEKVFYVWFDACIGYVSITKNLTDPGNLDGTNWEKWWKNPENVKLYQFMGKDNVPFHTIIFPASQLGTGENWTKVHKMSTTEYLNYEGGKFSKSRGVGVFGNTAKETGVDPDVWRYYLLSRRPETADSEFKWPEFIDANNNDLLKNLGNLNQRILKFCQAKLDGVVPDYTKYTDERLEEHKKEVNEALQTYITQFDAIKLRAGLATVMHISALGNKLLQDSKLNNQLLAEEPDRCAAVIGLGINHLQLLASIVHPYMPSTGEAILEQIGSPGLISIPETWTGDLIKPGQKIGEPKLLFTQIPASKLDEWREAFGGEEIRKQKALEAEKAAAKKAAKEKKKQKKLALRAAESAGEKPAEKEASASTEKKPVEASAVDLLPDNKPEEK; encoded by the exons ATGGGTTCCAAAGCCCCCATTCTCCCCGAAGAGGGCAAGCgcaacatcctcatcaccagcGCCTTGCCCTACGTGAACAACATCCCCCATCTGGGCAACATCATCGGCAGTGTCCTGTCAGCCGACGTTTTTGCTCGCTACTGCAGAGCCCGCGGCCACAACACCATCTACATCTGCGGTTCCGACGAGTACGGTACCGCTaccgagaccaaggccttGGAGGAGGGCCTCTCCCCCTCCGACCTATGCGCCAAGTACCACGCCCTTCACAAGGGAGTCTACGACTGGTTCCGAATCGATTTTGACATCTTCGGCCGAACACCGACCGAGCAACAGACCCAGATTGTCCAGCAGATCTTTTCTGATCTCTGGAAGAACGGCCTCATTGAGGAGCGCGAGACTACACAGCCATTCTGCGCCGACCCCGCTCACTGCAAGTTCCTTGCTGATCGTTTCGTCGAGGGAGAGTGCAGCATCTGCCACGACCTTGGTGCTCGCGGAGACCAATGCGATGCCTGCGGTGGACTTTTGGATCCCTTCGAGCCCGAACGTGAGCCCAGcaacgaggacgacgaccatgtcgaggccaaggcgacTGGCTGGCTGATTAACCCCCGATGCAAGGTCGACGGTACCGCCCCCGAGAAGCGGAGAACCAAGCACCTCTACCTGCGCCTGGACGCGATTAAGGATCTTCTCATCCCATGGTTCCACAAGAGCAGCAAGGAGGGCGACTGGAGCGCAAACTGTATCTCCATCACCCAGGCATGGATCGACAAGGGTCTGCTCCCCCGTGGCATCACCCGAGATCTCAAGTGGGGTGTTCCTATCCCCAAGGGTCTTGATGGACTCAGCGATGAGGAGTACGCCGAGAAGGTCTTCTATGTCTGGTTCGATGCCTGCATTGGCTACGTCTCGATTACCAAGAACTTGACAGACCCCGGCAACCTGGACGGTACCAACTGGGAGAAGTGGTGGAAGAACCCCGAGAACGTCAAGCTCTACCAGTTCATGGGCAAGGACAATGTGCC CTTCCacaccatcatcttcccTGCTTCTCAGCTTGGAACTGGAGAGAACTGGACCAAGGTCCACAAGATGTCGACGACCGAGTACCTCAACTACGAGGGTGGCAAGTTCAGCAAGTCCCGCGGTGTCGGTGTGTTTGGCAACACTGCCAAGGAGACTGGCGTTGACCCCGACGTCTGGCGATACTACCTTCTGTCGAGACGACCCGAGACTGCCGATTCCGAGTTCAAGTGGCCAGAGTTTATTGACGCCAACAACAATgacctcctcaagaacctGGGTAACCTGAACCAGCGAATCCTCAAGTTCTGTCAGGCCAAGCTGGATGGTGTTGTCCCCGACTACACCAAGTACACGGATGAGCGTTTGGAGGAGCACAAGAAGGAGGTCAACGAGGCCCTGCAGACTTACATTACCCAGttcgatgccatcaagcTTCGTGCTGGCCTCGCCACCGTTATGCACATCTCTGCTCTCGGAAACAAGCTTCTGCAGGACAGCAAGCTCAACAACCAGCTCCTGGCCGAGGAGCCGGACCGCTGCGCCGCTGTTATTGGTCTTGGAATCAACCACCTTCAGCTCCTCGCCAGCATCGTCCACCCCTACATGCCTTCTACTGGTGAGGCCATCCTCGAGCAGATCGGCAGCCCGGGTCTCATTTCGATTCCCGAAACTTGGACCGGTGACCTTATCAAGCCGGGCCAGAAGATTGGCGAGCCCAAGCTCCTCTTCACTCAGATTCCCGCGTCCAAACTCGACGAGTGGCGTGAGGCTTTTGGTGGTGAGGAGATCCGAAAGCagaaggccctcgaggcGGAAAAGGcggcggccaagaaggctgctaaggagaagaagaagcagaagaagctcgctCTCCGTGCTGCTGAGTCTGCTGGCGAGAAgccggccgagaaggaggcgtCCGCCTCgaccgagaagaagcccgtcGAGGCTTCCGCTGTCGACCTGCTCCCTGACAATAAGCCTGAAGAGAAGTAG